One window of the Runella slithyformis DSM 19594 genome contains the following:
- a CDS encoding 2TM domain-containing protein has product MEMQRDPKLWKMAKARAAFKSHLYVYLFVNTGLWSLWAFGLLWSRSTSYPWPIWTTLGWGIGLVSHYFSAYTYNEKNMIEREYQKLLNRQ; this is encoded by the coding sequence ATGGAAATGCAACGTGACCCCAAACTTTGGAAAATGGCAAAAGCCCGAGCTGCTTTTAAAAGCCATCTTTACGTCTATCTTTTTGTGAACACAGGCCTGTGGTCGTTATGGGCTTTCGGTCTTTTATGGAGCCGAAGCACCTCGTATCCATGGCCTATTTGGACCACCTTAGGTTGGGGCATAGGGCTGGTATCGCATTATTTCAGTGCGTATACCTACAATGAGAAAAACATGATAGAACGCGAGTATCAGAAGCTTTTGAACAGGCAGTAA
- a CDS encoding 2TM domain-containing protein: MQPRDEKLWKIAKRRAHFQRDIVSYFFTNAILITVWYLTSGPRSHFWPVWVLGFWGIGLITEYYRAYLRPNDADAVEQEYEKLLKEKQNR; encoded by the coding sequence ATGCAACCTCGCGATGAAAAGCTTTGGAAAATTGCCAAAAGAAGAGCTCATTTCCAACGCGATATAGTATCGTATTTCTTTACCAATGCTATTTTAATCACGGTTTGGTACCTTACCTCCGGCCCGCGCAGTCATTTTTGGCCGGTTTGGGTGCTTGGCTTTTGGGGCATAGGCTTGATTACTGAGTATTACAGAGCCTACCTTCGTCCCAACGACGCTGATGCAGTGGAGCAGGAATACGAAAAGTTATTGAAAGAAAAACAAAACAGATGA
- the apaG gene encoding Co2+/Mg2+ efflux protein ApaG — protein MTSAITEGVRVSVLTQYQPEYSSPMQAHFVFTYRITIENHSDHTVQLLRRHWFIHDSNGTVREVEGEGVVGQQPVLEPGEVHEYVSGCNLRTSMGKMGGTYLMERIMDGKQFRVTIPEFTMIAPFRLN, from the coding sequence ATGACATCCGCGATTACAGAAGGCGTACGAGTAAGTGTTTTGACGCAATATCAGCCCGAATATTCGAGCCCGATGCAGGCCCACTTTGTTTTTACGTACCGCATTACCATCGAAAATCACAGTGATCACACCGTTCAATTGTTGCGTCGGCATTGGTTTATTCATGACTCCAACGGCACCGTTCGGGAAGTGGAAGGAGAAGGAGTGGTAGGCCAACAGCCCGTACTTGAACCCGGCGAAGTACACGAATACGTATCCGGCTGCAACCTGCGCACCAGCATGGGCAAGATGGGCGGCACCTACCTGATGGAACGGATCATGGACGGCAAACAATTCCGGGTGACCATCCCTGAGTTTACCATGATTGCTCCTTTCAGGCTGAATTAG
- the ung gene encoding uracil-DNA glycosylase, translated as MDIKIEASWKERLQTEFEQPYFAELVAFVRQEYATQPIYPPGRLMFNAFDKCPFDQTKVVILGQDPYHGKGQANGLCFSVNDGVTIPPSLNNIFKEIKDDLDKPFPRTGNLERWAEQGVLLLNATLTVREGKPGSHQGHGWERFTDAVIRLLNDDKQGLVFLLWGKYAQDKGKIIDPKKHFVLKSKHPSPMSANYGGWFGNKHFSQANNYLKNKGLPEIEW; from the coding sequence ATGGATATTAAGATCGAAGCTTCGTGGAAGGAGCGATTGCAAACCGAATTTGAACAGCCTTATTTTGCTGAGCTGGTGGCTTTTGTTCGTCAGGAGTACGCTACCCAGCCCATTTATCCGCCCGGCAGATTAATGTTTAATGCCTTTGATAAATGCCCTTTTGACCAAACTAAAGTGGTCATTTTGGGGCAGGATCCCTATCATGGCAAAGGGCAGGCCAATGGACTGTGCTTTTCGGTCAATGACGGGGTGACGATTCCCCCTTCGCTCAACAATATCTTCAAAGAAATAAAGGACGATTTAGACAAACCTTTTCCACGAACCGGAAATCTGGAACGATGGGCTGAGCAGGGAGTCCTGCTGCTAAACGCCACACTGACCGTGCGGGAGGGTAAGCCCGGCTCACATCAGGGCCACGGCTGGGAGCGCTTTACGGATGCCGTGATCAGGCTTCTGAATGATGATAAACAAGGGCTCGTCTTTTTGTTATGGGGCAAATACGCGCAGGACAAAGGAAAGATCATTGACCCGAAAAAACATTTTGTGCTGAAATCAAAACATCCCTCGCCGATGTCGGCCAACTATGGCGGATGGTTTGGGAACAAACACTTCAGTCAGGCCAATAATTATTTGAAAAACAAAGGGCTGCCCGAAATTGAATGGTAG